Proteins encoded in a region of the Salminus brasiliensis chromosome 2, fSalBra1.hap2, whole genome shotgun sequence genome:
- the LOC140549747 gene encoding uncharacterized protein codes for MTLQVLCCSVLKRTFTNIKEYLTMLSSEEINCDNVSESSTTTEKTYGYYSPQEQPQYSTGKGTSHYCSDCGKSFNQQRALQSHQRIHRGKKRHKCLECGRGFMIQRDLRTHQRIHTGEKPYHCSDCGKSFNQQSHLRTHQRIHTGEKPYHCSVCGKSFRESGTLKKHQRIHTEEKPYHCSECGMRFRNSGNLRQHQRIHTGEKPYYCSDCGMSFRESGTLKKHQRIHTGEKPYHCSECGKSFNQQSALQTHQRIHTGEKPYHCSECGMSFTESGNLKTHQRIHTGEKPYYCSEYCGKSFMKLSVFQTHQRIHTGEKPYHCSECGKSFNQQSNLNKHQLIHTGEKPYYCSQCGKSFNQQSNLKKHQRVHTGEKPYQCSDCGKNFYQQSALQTHQRIHTGEKPYYCSECGMSFRESSTLKKHQRIHTGEKPYHCSECGKSFYQQSALQTHQRVHTGEKPYHCSECGMSFIENVKLRKHQRIHTGERPYHCLECGKSFYQQRALQTHQWIHSGEKPYHCSDCGKNFRDSCNFKKHQRIHTGEKPYHCSECGMNFRNSGTLKTHLRIHTGEKPYYCSEYCGKSFMKRSALQTHQRIHTGEKPYHCSDCGKTFNQQSSLTKHQLIHTGEKPYYCSECGKSFNQQSNLKKHQRIHTGEKPYECSDCGKSFHQKSALQTHQWIHTGEKIYNCSECGMSFRESGKLRKHQLIHTGEKPYHCSECGMRFRENGKLRRHQRIHTGEKPYPCSECGMSFRESGKLRKHQHIHTGEKPYHCTDCGIRFRDRCNLKKHQRIHTGEKPYHCSDCGINFRNSSTLKTHERIHSGERPYYCSECGRNFRSSSALKRHQRIHTEMKLERQVHLHRLRRTWVRALLTSHNDQDDDEFENNKRGRLSSPSLSEKQNRIESRVGSPLTDEESSEDDGIYVKMTNLTSVVDDDEVKNEEIGRLQIYLHKHLKKHQQEGYLTMLSSEETQCESVVSRSSSSQDTPSVTRGDRSCRQTQNNTGNRRIHLCSDCGKTFTSPSLLQRHQRIHTGEKPYQCSDCDMCFNRLGTLKKHQLLHTGEKPYHCSDCGKSFRQSGALKTHQRTHTGEKPYHCLDCGKSFRKCDTLTTHQRIHTGEKPYNCSECGMSFNRHSTLKRHQLIHTGEKPYYCSECGKRFRENGALKTHQLIHTGEKPYQCLECGKSFRESGALKTHQRSHTGEKPYRCLVCGKSFTAPSLLQRHLRIHTGEKPYQCSDCGKSFNQQGHLQLHQHVHTGEKPYHCSVCWKGFVRQNDLQLHQRVHTGERPYHCSECGKSFIRRNDLQLHQRVHTGEKPYYCSECGKSFTASSIFQRHLRSHTGEKPYHCPECGKNFRLSNFKTHKCIKKEIKP; via the exons ATGACCTTGCAAGTCCTCTGCTGCTCTGTCTTAAAACGTACTTTCACAAACATCAAAGAATATCTCACAATGTTGTCATCAGAAGAGATCAATTGTGATAATGTTTCTGAAAGCTCCACTACTACGGAAAAAACGTATGGTTACTATTCTCCACAAGAACAACCCCAATACAGTACAGGAAAAGGGACATCTCACTACTGCTCAGACtgcgggaagagttttaatcaacagCGTGCCCTTCAgtcacaccagcgcattcacagaGGAAAGAAACGGCATAAGTGCTTAGAGTGTGGAAGGGGTTTTATGATACAGCGTGACCTCcgaacacaccagcgcattcatactggagaaaaaccgtatcactgctcagactgtggaaagagttttaatcaacagagtCACCTCcgaacacaccagcgcattcacactggagagaaaccatatcactgctcagtttgtgggaagagttttagagAGAGTGGTACTCTCaaaaaacaccagcgcattcacacagaagagaagccgtatcactgctcGGAGTGTGGGATGAGATTTAGGAACAGTGGTAACCTCAgacaacaccagcgcattcacacaggagaaaaaccGTATtattgctcagactgtgggatgAGTTTTAGAGAGAGTGGTACCCTCaaaaaacaccagcgcattcacacaggagaaaaaccgtatcactgctcagagtgtggaaagagttttaatcaacagagtgctcttcaaacacaccagcgcattcacactggagagaaaccgtatcactgctcagagtgtgggatgaGCTTTACAGAGAGTGGTAacctcaaaacacaccagcgcattcacacaggagagaaaccgtattactgctcagagt actgtggaaagagttttatgAAACTGAGTGTTTTtcaaacacaccagcgcattcacacaggagagaaaccctatcactgctcagagtgtgggaagagttttaatcaacagagtaatctcaataaacaccagctcattcacacaggagagaaaccgtattactgctcacagtgtgggaagagttttaatcaacagagtaatctcaaaaaacaccagcgcgttcacactggagagaaaccgtaccagtgctcagactgtggaaagaaCTTTTATCAACAGAGTGCTCTtcaaacacaccagcgcattcatacgggagagaaaccgtattacTGTTCAGAATGTGGGATGAGTTTTAGAGAGAGTAGTACCCTGAAAAAacaccagcgtattcacacaggagagaaaccatatcactgctcagagtgtgggaagagctttTATCAACAGAGTGCTCTTCAAACACACCAGCGCGTTCATAcgggagagaaaccgtatcactgctcagaatgTGGGATGAGTTTTATCGAGAATGTTAAACTCCgaaaacaccagcgcattcacacaggagagagacCGTATCACTGCTTGGAGTGTGGAAAGAGCTTTTATCAACAGAGAGCTCTTCAAACACACCAGTGGATTCACTCAGGAGAaaaaccatatcactgctcagattgtGGGAAGAATTTTAGAGACAGTTGTAACTTCaaaaaacaccagcgcattcacacaggagaaaaaccatatcactgctcagagtgtggaatGAATTTTAGAAATAGTGGTACCCTCAAAACACATctgcgcattcacactggagagaaaccgtattacTGCTCAGAAT ACTGCGGGAAGAGTTTTATGAAACGAAGTGCTCTtcaaacacaccagcgcattcacacaggagagaaaccatatcactgctcagactgtgggaaaacttttaatcaacagagtAGTCTCACAaaacaccagctcattcacacaggagagaagccgtattactgctcagagtgtggaaagagttttaatcaacagagtaatctcaaaaaacaccagcgcattcacacaggagagaagccgtacGAGTGCTCAGATTGTGGGAAGAGTTTTCATCAAAAGAGCGCTCTTCAAACACACCAGTGgattcacactggagaaaaaATTTATAattgctcagagtgtgggatgaGTTTTAGAGAGAGTGGTAAACTCAGAAAGCATCAGcttattcacactggagagaaaccgtatcactgctcagagtgtgggatgaGGTTTAGAGAGAATGGTAAACTCAGAAGACACcaacgcattcacactggagagaaaccgtatcccTGCTCTGAGTGTGGGATGAGTTTTAGAGAGAGTGGTAAACTCAGAAAACACCAGCACATTCACACAGGTGAAAAACCATATCACTGCACAGACTGTGGGATACGTTTTAGGGACCgttgtaatttaaaaaaacatcagcgcattcacacaggagagaaaccgtatcactgctcagattgtGGAATTAATTTTAGAAATAGTAGTACTCTCAAAACACATGAGCGCATTCACAGTGGAGAGAGACcgtattactgctcagagtgtgggaggaATTTTAGAAGTAGTAGTGCCCTTAAAAGACATCAACGTATTCACACAGAAATGAAACT CGAGCGACAAGTGCACCTGCATCGACTGCGACGTACCTGGGTCAGAGCACTGCTGACTAGTCACAATGACCAGGACGACGATGAATTTGAAAACAACAAACGGGGGAGGTTGTCCTCACCTTCACTAAGCGAGAAGCAAAACCGCATTGAAAGTCGGGTCGGATCACCTCTTACAGACGAGGAAAGTTCCGAAGACGATGGGATATACGTAAAGATGACAAACCTGACATCGGtggttgatgatgatgaggtgaagAATGAGGAGATTGGTCGAC TCCAAATTTACTTACACAAACACCTTAAAAAACATCAACAAGAAGGATACCTCACAATGTTATCATCAGAAGAGACACAATGTGAGAGTGTTGTTTCCAGAAGCTCCAGTTCTCAGGACACACCCTCTGTTACTCGTGGTGATAGGTcttgcagacaaacacaaaacaatacAGGAAATAGGAGAATTCATCTCTGCTCAGATTGTGGAAAGACTTTTACTTCTCCGAGTCTTCTCCAgagacaccagcgcattcacacaggagagaaaccatatcaatGCTCAGACTGTGACATGTGCTTTAATCGACTGGGTACTCTCAAAAAACACCAGCTACTCCACACAGGGGAAAAGCcctatcactgctcagattgtGGGAAGAGCTTTAGACAGAGTGGTGCCCTTAAAACACATCAGCGcactcacacaggagagaaaccgtatcactgcttaGATTGTGGAAAGAGCTTTAGAAAGTGTGATACATTAAcaacacaccagcgcattcacactggggAGAAACCGTATAACTGCTCAGAATGCGGGATGAGTTTCAATCGACATAGTACTCTCAAaagacaccagctcattcacacaggagagaaaccgtattactgctcagagtgtggaaagCGATTTCGAGAGAATGGTGCTCTGAAAacacaccagctcattcacacaggagagaaaccatatcagtgcttggagtgtgggaagagttttaggGAGAGTGGTGCCCTGAAAACACACCAGCGCAGTCACAcgggagagaaaccatatcggTGCTTAGTGTGTGGAAAAAGTTTCACTGCACCGAGTCTTCTCCAGAGACACCTGCGTATTCACACAGGTGAGAAGCCGTAtcagtgctcagactgtgggaaaagTTTTAACCAACAAGGTCATCTACAGCTCCACCAGCACGTTCACACAGGggagaaaccatatcactgctcagtgTGTTGGAAGGGTTTTGTTCGGCAAAATGATCTTCAACTTCATCAGCGCGTTCACACAGGAGAAAGGCCATATCattgctcagagtgtggaaagagttttattCGGCGGAATGATCTCCAACTTCACCAGCgtgttcacacaggagagaaaccatattactgttcagagtgtgggaagagttttactgCATCAAGTATTTTCCAGAGACACTTGCGCagtcacacaggagagaaaccttATCACTGTCCCGAGTGTGGGAAGAACTTTCGGCTTTCAAATTTCAAGACacacaaatgcattaaaaaggAGATAAAGCCTTAG